The following are encoded in a window of Rosa chinensis cultivar Old Blush chromosome 4, RchiOBHm-V2, whole genome shotgun sequence genomic DNA:
- the LOC112197049 gene encoding putative E3 ubiquitin-protein ligase RF298 isoform X1, producing MASMVAKGSSCTTQVSPSMTVQEKGSRNKRKFRADPPLGDQNKILPLPQTECASYEFSAEKFEIGHQNHGQTSVCDLCFVNQDHSDGLKLDLGLSSAVGSSEVGPSRPRRESEAEEFQDADWSDLTETQLEELVMSNLDTIFKSAIKKIVACGYTEDVATKAVLRSGLCYGSKDTVSNIVDNTLVFLRSGQEIDPSREHCFEDLQQLEKYILAELVCVLREIRPFFSTGDAMWCLLICDMNVSHACAMDGDPISSFLSDGVSNGSSPISNQPQPKTEAKSLELGLLNAGKPISSMPGSPSSQSETSKPRNSVNNGLLLEKEGTTGTSPSPAVEEKLVGTRKVHSISTKREYMLRQKSLHLEKNYRTYGCKGSSRAGKLSGLGGLILDKKLKSVSDSTALNLKNASLKISKAMGVDLPKDNGNHILSSNAGPSSPGVFNVDAENAASVLPMNSVSSKLPSANNSTTLPAPITAKTLPAATTPPALSAADTELSLSLPTKSNTIPVPVSFNSDNSNSIFAGMPFDKSLGQWVPRDKKDEMILKLGPRVRDLQNQLQEWTEWANQKVMQAARRLGKDKAELKSLRQEKEEVERLKKEKLTLEENTMKKLAEMDNALCKASGQVEKANSAVRRLEVENAALRQEMEAAKLRAAESAASCQEVSKREKKTLMKFQSWEKQKALFSEELVTEKRKLKQLLQEIEQARDLKEQLEARWQQEEKSKEELLEQASSIRKEREQLEASAKSKEDQIKLKAESNLQKYKDDIQNLDKEISQLRLKSDSSKIAALRRGVDGSYASKVSDVENSLDQKGSQMPYISEVVKDLHDYSETGGVKRERECVMCLSEEMSVVFLPCAHQVVCRTCNELHEKQGMKDCPSCRSPIQWRISVRYA from the exons ATGGCGTCAATGGTTGCCAAGGGGAGTAGTTGTACCACTCAGGTCTCTCCCTCTATGACTGTTCAAGAAAAGGGTAGTAGAAATAAGAGGAAGTTCCGGGCTGATCCACCTTTAGGGGACCAGAATAAGATTTTGCCTTTACCTCAAACTGAATGTGCAAGTTACGAATTTTCAGCGGAAAAATTTGAAATCGGTCACCAGAATCATGGACAAACCAGTGTCTGTGACCTGTGTTTTGTTAATCAAGACCATTCTGATGGGTTGAAACTTGACCTTGGATTGTCTAGTGCTGTTGGTTCATCTGAGGTTGGTCCAAGCCGGCCTAGAAGGGAATCAGAGGCAGAAGAGTTTCAAGATGCTGATTGGAGTGATCTCACAGAAACCCAGCTTGAAGAACTTGTTATGAGCAATTTGGACACAATTTTCAAGAGTGCAATTAAAAAGATTGTTGCTTGTGGTTACACCGAAGACGTTGCTACAAAGGCTGTTTTGCGGTCTGGTCTTTGTTATGGGTCCAAAGACACTGTGTCTAATATAGTGGATAATACTTTAGTTTTTCTTAGGAGTGGCCAAGAAATTGATCCTTCAAGGGAGCACTGTTTTGAAGATTTACAGCAGCTAGAGAAGTACATATTGGCGGAACTGGTGTGTGTTCTTCGCGAGATTAGGCCTTTCTTCAGCACTGGCGATGCAATGTGGTGCTTATTGATCTGTGACATGAATGTCTCTCATGCTTGTGCAATGGATGGTGACCCCATAAGCAGTTTCCTCAGTGATGGCGTGTCAAATGGAAGTTCACCCATTTCAAATCAACCTCAGCCCAAAACAGAAGCCAAGAGTTTAGAATTGGGTCTTCTGAATGCTGGTAAGCCGATCTCATCAATGCCTGGTTCTCCTAGTTCACAGTCTGAGACATCTAAACCAAGAAATTCGGTTAACAATGGATTACTCTTAGAAAAAGAGGGCACAACCGGAACATCTCCATCTCCTGCTGTAGAGGAAAAGCTTGTGGGCACTAGAAAGGTCCATTCTATTAGTACTAAAAGAGAATACATGCTTCGACAAAAGTCACTTCATTTGGAGAAAAATTACCGTACATATGGATGTAAAGGGTCTTCAAGAGCAGGGAAGCTGAGTGGTTTGGGCGGTTTAATTTTGGATAAGAAGTTAAAATCTGTGTCAGACTCTACCGCTCTTAATTTAAAGAATGCATCTTTGAAAATAAGCAAGGCAATGGGAGTTGATTTGCCTAAAGACAATGGGAACCACATTCTTTCTTCCAATGCTGGACCTTCTTCCCCTGGAGTTTTTAACGTGGATGCTGAGAATGCTGCTTCAGTTTTACCTATGAACAGTGTCTCATCCAAGTTACCTTCTGCGAATAATTCAACAACATTACCGGCCCCCATTACTGCAAAAACATTGCCAGCAGCCACTACCCCACCTGCATTATCAGCTGCTGATACTGAGCTTTCCCTTTCACTGCCTACAAAAAGCAACACTATCCCAGTGCCTGTTAGCTTTAATTCTGATAACTCAAATTCTATTTTTGCTGGGATGCCTTTTGATAAGTCCTTGGGGCAGTGGGTACCCAGGGACAAAAAAGATGAGATGATTTTGAAGTTGGGCCCTAGGGTGCGGGACCTGCAAAATCAGCTGCAAGAGTGGACAGAATGGGCTAACCAGAAGGTTATGCAGGCTGCCCGTAGGCTAGGTAAGGATAAGGCTGAACTGAAGTCATTAAggcaagagaaagaagaagttgAACGGCTGAAGAAAGAGAAACTAACGTTGGAGGAGAACACCATGAAGAAACTTGCTGAGATGGACAATGCTTTGTGCAAGGCTAGCGGTCAGGTGGAAAAAGCAAATTCTGCCGTCCGGAGGCTTGAGGTGGAGAATGCTGCACTAAGGCAGGAGATGGAGGCTGCCAAGTTACGCGCAGCAGAGTCAGCTGCAAGCTGTCAAGAGGTATCAAAGAGGGAGAAGAAGACACTCATGAAATTTCAGTCGTGGGAAAAGCAGAAAGCCTTGTTCAGCGAAGAACTGGTGACAGAAAAACGCAAGTTAAAACAGCTGCTTCAGGAAATAGAGCAAGCCAGAGATCTCAAGGAACAATTAGAG GCTAGATGGCAACAAGAGGAGAAATCAAAGGAAGAACTACTTGAGCAGGCAAGTTcaataagaaaagaaagggaacaACTTGAGGCTTCAGCAAAATCCAAGGAGGATCAGATCAAACTGAAAGCAGAAAGCAATCTGCAGAAATACAAAGATGATATTCAGAATCTCGATAAAGAAATCTCCCAGTTGAGACTCAAGAGTGATTCTTCGAAGATTGCAGCCCTTCGGAGGGGTGTAGATGGAAGTTATGCCAGCAAGGTATCAGACGTTGAAAATAGTCTGGATCAGAAGGGCTCCCAGATGCCATATATCTCAGAAGTAGTGAAGGATTTGCACGACTACTCTGAGACAGGAGGGGTGAAACGCGAAAGGGAGTGTGTGATGTGCCTCTCCGAGGAAATGTCTGTGGTTTTCCTCCCATGTGCCCATCAAGTGGTCTGCAGAACTTGCAATGAGCTCCATGAAAAACAGGGTATGAAGGACTGTCCGTCGTGCAGGAGCCCCATACAATGGCGTATTTCTGTACGTTATGCTTGA
- the LOC112200482 gene encoding pyruvate, phosphate dikinase 2 isoform X2, which translates to MSSTVKGLLLRTSPEVAYRHRMFNDRSFLNGVNGGSTRAGQTRHQPHVATITNGITNPSPKKNELQSQIGAQPMMSPVLDPRTPTTHKRVFTFGKGRSEGNKGMKSLLGGKGANLAEMASIGLSVPPGLTISTEACQEYQENGKELPEGLWEEILEGLDYVQKTMGATLGDPSKPLLVSVRSGAAISMPGMMDTVLNLGLNDEVVSGLAVKSGERFAYDSYRRFLDMFGDVVMEIPHSSFGEKLENYKHQKGVELDTELTASDLKELVEQYKSVYLEATGQKFPSDPKQQLVLAIKAVFNSWDSPRANKYRSINQITGLKGTAVNIQSMAFGNMGITSGTGVLFTRNPSTGEKKLYGEFLVNAQGEDVVAGIRTPEPLDTMKNCMPEAYKELVENCEILERHYKDMMDIEFTVQENRLWMLQCRTGKRTGKGAVKIAVDMVNEGLVEKRSAIKMVEPQHVDQLLHPQFEDPTAYKDKVLATGLPASPGAAVGQIVFSAEDAEAWHAQGKKTILVRTETSPEDIGGMHASAGILTARGGMTSHAAVVARGWGKCCVSGCSDIRVNDDEKVVVIGDTLFREGEWLSLNGNTGEVISGKQPLSPPALSGDLETFMSWADSFRRLKVMANADTPEDALTARNNGAQGIGLCRTEHMFFASEERIKSVRKMIMANTLEQRKAALDLLLPYQRSDFEGIFRAMDGLPVTIRLLDPPLHEFLPEGDLEQIVKEVAAETDMTEDDVYSRVDKLTEVNPMLGFRGCRLGISYPELTEMQARAVFQAAVLMSNQGVKVFPEIMVPLVGSPQELGHQVTLIRSVAKKVFSEMGTTLSFKVGTMIEIPRAALIADEIAKEAEFFSFGTNDLTQMTFGYSRDDVGKFLPIYLSKGILQNDPFEVLDQRGVGQLVKMATEKGRAAKPSLKVGICGEHGGEPSSVAFFAEAGLDYVSCSPFRVPIARLAAAQVAV; encoded by the exons ATGTCCTCCACAGTGAAAGGTTTACTCTTGAGGACTTCACCGGAGGTAGCTTATAGACACAGAATGTTCAACGATCGTTCTTTCCTCAACGGCGTGAACGGTGGCTCCACCCGAGCCGGCCAGACCCGGCATCAGCCTCACGTTGCTACCATAACAAATGGGATCACCAACCCCAGTCCTAAGAAAAATGAGCTCCAGAGCCAGATCGGAGCCCAGCCTATGATGTCACCAGTTTTGGACCCGAGAACTCCAACAACGCACAAG AGGGTTTTTACTTTTGGGAAGGGAAGGAGTGAAGGAAACAAGGGCATGAAGTCACTG TTGGGAGGGAAGGGTGCAAACCTGGCTGAAATGGCTAGCATCGGGCTATCCGTGCCACCCGGGCTTACTATCTCAACAGAAGCATGCCAAGAGTATCAGGAGAATGGTAAAGAATTACCGGAAGGTTTGTGGGAGGAGATACTAGAAGGCTTGGATTATGTGCAGAAGACTATGGGAGCTACTCTTGGTGACCCTTCCAAGCCCCTCCTTGTCTCTGTTCGCTCTGGTGCAGCG ATTTCTATGCCTGGCATGATGGACACTGTCCTCAACCTTGGACTGAATGATGAGGTGGTTTCTGGTTTAGCTGTAAAAAGTGGGGAGCGCTTTGCATATGACTCATACAGACGTTTCCTAGACATGTTTGGAGATGTT GTTATGGAAATTCCACACTCATCATTTGGGGAGAAGTTGGAAAACTACAAACACCAAAAAGGAGTTGAACTTGATACAGAGCTAACAGCCTCTGATCTCAAAGAGCTGGTAGAACAATACAAAAGTGTCTATCTTGAAGCTACGGGTCAAAAATTCCCTTCAG ATCCAAAACAACAGCTAGTGTTGGCTATTAAAGCAGTTTTTAATTCTTGGGACAGCCCGAGGGCCAACAAATACCGGAGCATCAATCAGATAACTGGTTTAAAGGGAACTGCAGTTAACATTCAAAGCATGGCTTTTGGGAACATGGGAATCACTTCAGGGACAGGTGTTCTATTCACTAGAAATCCAAGCACTGGTGAAAAGAAGCTCTATGGGGAGTTTCTAGTCAATGCTCAG GGAGAAGATGTGGTTGCCGGTATTAGGACACCAGAACCTTTGGATACCATGAAAAATTGCATGCCAGAAGCTTACAAGGAGCTTGTGGAGAACTGTGAAATTCTAGAAAGACATTACAAAGATATGATG GACATTGAGTTCACTGTCCAAGAAAATAGATTATGGATGTTGCAATGTCGTACTGGAAAGCGTACTGGTAAAGGTGCGGTCAAGATAGCTGTAGACATGGTTAATGAAGGGCTTGTTGAAAAGCGCTCCGCAATCAAGATGGTGGAACCACAACATGTTGACCAACTTCTACACCCTCAG TTTGAGGATCCGACAGCATACAAAGACAAAGTGCTTGCCACTGGCTTGCCTGCATCACCAGGAGCAGCAGTAGGGCAAATCGTGTTCAGTGCAGAGGACGCTGAAGCATGGCATGCACAAGGAAAGAAGACCATTTTG GTAAGGACGGAAACCAGCCCGGAAGATATTGGGGGAATGCATGCATCTGCTGGGATCTTGACTGCTAGAGGTGGCATGACATCTCACGCAGCTGTTGTCGCTCGTGGATGGGGTAAATGTTGTGTTTCTGGATGCTCTGATATCCGAGTAAATGATGATGAGAAG GTTGTTGTGATTGGGGACACTTTGTTTAGAGAAGGAGAATGGCTCTCCCTCAATGGAAACACCGGTGAAGTCATATCAGGAAAACAGCCACTTTCTCCTCCAGCTTTAAGCGGTGATTTGGAAACCTTTATGTCTTGGGCTGATAGCTTTAGGCGTCTCAAG GTTATGGCAAATGCCGACACACCTGAAGATGCACTAACAGCAAGAAACAATGGTGCACAAGGGATTGGACTTTGCAGGACAGAGCACATG TTCTTTGCTTCAGAGGAAAGAATTAAGTCAGTAAGAAAGATGATCATGGCAAATACACTTGAGCAGAGGAAGGCAGCATTGGATCTCTTACTACCATATCAGAGATCTGACTTTGAAGGAATTTTCCGTGCAATGGATG GTCTTCCGGTAACCATCCGATTGTTAGACCCTCCACTTCATGAGTTTCTTCCAGAAGGTGACCTAGAACAGATTGTTAAAGAAGTAGCTGCAGAGACTGACATGACTGAGGATGATGTTTACTCGAGAGTTGATAAATTAACAGAAGTAAACCCAATGCTTGGTTTCCGGGGCTGCAG GCTAGGGATTTCGTACCCAGAACTCACAGAAATGCAAGCACGTGCGGTCTTTCAGGCTGCAGTCTTGATGAGCAACCAGGGTGTCAAAGTTTTCCCTGAGATAATGGTTCCTCTTGTTGGATCACCTCAG GAACTGGGACACCAAGTGACTTTAATCCGGAGTGTTGCAAAGAAAGTGTTCTCTGAGATGGGTACTACCTTGAGTTTCAAGGTTGGAACCATGATTGAGATTCCCAGAGCTGCTCTGATTGCAGATGAG ATTGCAAAAGAAGCAGAGTTCTTCTCTTTTGGAACCAATGATCTCACCCAAATGACCTTTGGGTACAGTAGAGATGATGTGGGCAAGTTCCTACCTATTTATTTGTCCAAAGGCATTCTTCAAAATGATCCATTTGAG GTACTGGATCAAAGAGGAGTTGGGCAGCTCGTCAAGATGGCCACAGAAAAGGGTCGTGCAGCTAAGCCAAGTTTAAAG GTTGGAATATGCGGTGAGCATGGTGGGGAACCTTCTTCTGTTGCATTTTTCGCAGAGGCCGGACTAGACTATGTTTCATGTTCTCCATTCAG GGTACCTATTGCAAGGCTAGCAGCAGCTCAAGTTGCCGTCTGA
- the LOC112197049 gene encoding putative E3 ubiquitin-protein ligase RF4 isoform X2 produces the protein MASMVAKGSSCTTQVSPSMTVQEKGSRNKRKFRADPPLGDQNKILPLPQTECASYEFSAEKFEIGHQNHGQTSVCDLCFVNQDHSDGLKLDLGLSSAVGSSEVGPSRPRRESEAEEFQDADWSDLTETQLEELVMSNLDTIFKSAIKKIVACGYTEDVATKAVLRSGLCYGSKDTVSNIVDNTLVFLRSGQEIDPSREHCFEDLQQLEKYILAELVCVLREIRPFFSTGDAMWCLLICDMNVSHACAMDGDPISSFLSDGVSNGSSPISNQPQPKTEAKSLELGLLNAGKPISSMPGSPSSQSETSKPRNSVNNGLLLEKEGTTGTSPSPAVEEKLVGTRKVHSISTKREYMLRQKSLHLEKNYRTYGCKGSSRAGKLSGLGGLILDKKLKSVSDSTALNLKNASLKISKAMGVDLPKDNGNHILSSNAGPSSPGVFNVDAENAASVLPMNSVSSKLPSANNSTTLPAPITAKTLPAATTPPALSAADTELSLSLPTKSNTIPVPVSFNSDNSNSIFAGMPFDKSLGQWVPRDKKDEMILKLGPRVRDLQNQLQEWTEWANQKVMQAARRLGKDKAELKSLRQEKEEVERLKKEKLTLEENTMKKLAEMDNALCKASGQVEKANSAVRRLEVENAALRQEMEAAKLRAAESAASCQEVSKREKKTLMKFQSWEKQKALFSEELVTEKRKLKQLLQEIEQARDLKEQLELLS, from the exons ATGGCGTCAATGGTTGCCAAGGGGAGTAGTTGTACCACTCAGGTCTCTCCCTCTATGACTGTTCAAGAAAAGGGTAGTAGAAATAAGAGGAAGTTCCGGGCTGATCCACCTTTAGGGGACCAGAATAAGATTTTGCCTTTACCTCAAACTGAATGTGCAAGTTACGAATTTTCAGCGGAAAAATTTGAAATCGGTCACCAGAATCATGGACAAACCAGTGTCTGTGACCTGTGTTTTGTTAATCAAGACCATTCTGATGGGTTGAAACTTGACCTTGGATTGTCTAGTGCTGTTGGTTCATCTGAGGTTGGTCCAAGCCGGCCTAGAAGGGAATCAGAGGCAGAAGAGTTTCAAGATGCTGATTGGAGTGATCTCACAGAAACCCAGCTTGAAGAACTTGTTATGAGCAATTTGGACACAATTTTCAAGAGTGCAATTAAAAAGATTGTTGCTTGTGGTTACACCGAAGACGTTGCTACAAAGGCTGTTTTGCGGTCTGGTCTTTGTTATGGGTCCAAAGACACTGTGTCTAATATAGTGGATAATACTTTAGTTTTTCTTAGGAGTGGCCAAGAAATTGATCCTTCAAGGGAGCACTGTTTTGAAGATTTACAGCAGCTAGAGAAGTACATATTGGCGGAACTGGTGTGTGTTCTTCGCGAGATTAGGCCTTTCTTCAGCACTGGCGATGCAATGTGGTGCTTATTGATCTGTGACATGAATGTCTCTCATGCTTGTGCAATGGATGGTGACCCCATAAGCAGTTTCCTCAGTGATGGCGTGTCAAATGGAAGTTCACCCATTTCAAATCAACCTCAGCCCAAAACAGAAGCCAAGAGTTTAGAATTGGGTCTTCTGAATGCTGGTAAGCCGATCTCATCAATGCCTGGTTCTCCTAGTTCACAGTCTGAGACATCTAAACCAAGAAATTCGGTTAACAATGGATTACTCTTAGAAAAAGAGGGCACAACCGGAACATCTCCATCTCCTGCTGTAGAGGAAAAGCTTGTGGGCACTAGAAAGGTCCATTCTATTAGTACTAAAAGAGAATACATGCTTCGACAAAAGTCACTTCATTTGGAGAAAAATTACCGTACATATGGATGTAAAGGGTCTTCAAGAGCAGGGAAGCTGAGTGGTTTGGGCGGTTTAATTTTGGATAAGAAGTTAAAATCTGTGTCAGACTCTACCGCTCTTAATTTAAAGAATGCATCTTTGAAAATAAGCAAGGCAATGGGAGTTGATTTGCCTAAAGACAATGGGAACCACATTCTTTCTTCCAATGCTGGACCTTCTTCCCCTGGAGTTTTTAACGTGGATGCTGAGAATGCTGCTTCAGTTTTACCTATGAACAGTGTCTCATCCAAGTTACCTTCTGCGAATAATTCAACAACATTACCGGCCCCCATTACTGCAAAAACATTGCCAGCAGCCACTACCCCACCTGCATTATCAGCTGCTGATACTGAGCTTTCCCTTTCACTGCCTACAAAAAGCAACACTATCCCAGTGCCTGTTAGCTTTAATTCTGATAACTCAAATTCTATTTTTGCTGGGATGCCTTTTGATAAGTCCTTGGGGCAGTGGGTACCCAGGGACAAAAAAGATGAGATGATTTTGAAGTTGGGCCCTAGGGTGCGGGACCTGCAAAATCAGCTGCAAGAGTGGACAGAATGGGCTAACCAGAAGGTTATGCAGGCTGCCCGTAGGCTAGGTAAGGATAAGGCTGAACTGAAGTCATTAAggcaagagaaagaagaagttgAACGGCTGAAGAAAGAGAAACTAACGTTGGAGGAGAACACCATGAAGAAACTTGCTGAGATGGACAATGCTTTGTGCAAGGCTAGCGGTCAGGTGGAAAAAGCAAATTCTGCCGTCCGGAGGCTTGAGGTGGAGAATGCTGCACTAAGGCAGGAGATGGAGGCTGCCAAGTTACGCGCAGCAGAGTCAGCTGCAAGCTGTCAAGAGGTATCAAAGAGGGAGAAGAAGACACTCATGAAATTTCAGTCGTGGGAAAAGCAGAAAGCCTTGTTCAGCGAAGAACTGGTGACAGAAAAACGCAAGTTAAAACAGCTGCTTCAGGAAATAGAGCAAGCCAGAGATCTCAAGGAACAATTAGAG TTACTGTCATAG
- the LOC112200482 gene encoding pyruvate, phosphate dikinase 2 isoform X1 yields the protein MSHIKPTQTAIFRSLKKLCNSKHPVRKPINRDTKTVKMSSTVKGLLLRTSPEVAYRHRMFNDRSFLNGVNGGSTRAGQTRHQPHVATITNGITNPSPKKNELQSQIGAQPMMSPVLDPRTPTTHKRVFTFGKGRSEGNKGMKSLLGGKGANLAEMASIGLSVPPGLTISTEACQEYQENGKELPEGLWEEILEGLDYVQKTMGATLGDPSKPLLVSVRSGAAISMPGMMDTVLNLGLNDEVVSGLAVKSGERFAYDSYRRFLDMFGDVVMEIPHSSFGEKLENYKHQKGVELDTELTASDLKELVEQYKSVYLEATGQKFPSDPKQQLVLAIKAVFNSWDSPRANKYRSINQITGLKGTAVNIQSMAFGNMGITSGTGVLFTRNPSTGEKKLYGEFLVNAQGEDVVAGIRTPEPLDTMKNCMPEAYKELVENCEILERHYKDMMDIEFTVQENRLWMLQCRTGKRTGKGAVKIAVDMVNEGLVEKRSAIKMVEPQHVDQLLHPQFEDPTAYKDKVLATGLPASPGAAVGQIVFSAEDAEAWHAQGKKTILVRTETSPEDIGGMHASAGILTARGGMTSHAAVVARGWGKCCVSGCSDIRVNDDEKVVVIGDTLFREGEWLSLNGNTGEVISGKQPLSPPALSGDLETFMSWADSFRRLKVMANADTPEDALTARNNGAQGIGLCRTEHMFFASEERIKSVRKMIMANTLEQRKAALDLLLPYQRSDFEGIFRAMDGLPVTIRLLDPPLHEFLPEGDLEQIVKEVAAETDMTEDDVYSRVDKLTEVNPMLGFRGCRLGISYPELTEMQARAVFQAAVLMSNQGVKVFPEIMVPLVGSPQELGHQVTLIRSVAKKVFSEMGTTLSFKVGTMIEIPRAALIADEIAKEAEFFSFGTNDLTQMTFGYSRDDVGKFLPIYLSKGILQNDPFEVLDQRGVGQLVKMATEKGRAAKPSLKVGICGEHGGEPSSVAFFAEAGLDYVSCSPFRVPIARLAAAQVAV from the exons ATGTCACATATCAAACCAACCCAAACCGCCATTTTTCGTTCTCTGAAGAAGCTCTGCAACTCAAAACACCCAG TgaggaagcctataaatagggACACAAAGACAGTGAAAATGTCCTCCACAGTGAAAGGTTTACTCTTGAGGACTTCACCGGAGGTAGCTTATAGACACAGAATGTTCAACGATCGTTCTTTCCTCAACGGCGTGAACGGTGGCTCCACCCGAGCCGGCCAGACCCGGCATCAGCCTCACGTTGCTACCATAACAAATGGGATCACCAACCCCAGTCCTAAGAAAAATGAGCTCCAGAGCCAGATCGGAGCCCAGCCTATGATGTCACCAGTTTTGGACCCGAGAACTCCAACAACGCACAAG AGGGTTTTTACTTTTGGGAAGGGAAGGAGTGAAGGAAACAAGGGCATGAAGTCACTG TTGGGAGGGAAGGGTGCAAACCTGGCTGAAATGGCTAGCATCGGGCTATCCGTGCCACCCGGGCTTACTATCTCAACAGAAGCATGCCAAGAGTATCAGGAGAATGGTAAAGAATTACCGGAAGGTTTGTGGGAGGAGATACTAGAAGGCTTGGATTATGTGCAGAAGACTATGGGAGCTACTCTTGGTGACCCTTCCAAGCCCCTCCTTGTCTCTGTTCGCTCTGGTGCAGCG ATTTCTATGCCTGGCATGATGGACACTGTCCTCAACCTTGGACTGAATGATGAGGTGGTTTCTGGTTTAGCTGTAAAAAGTGGGGAGCGCTTTGCATATGACTCATACAGACGTTTCCTAGACATGTTTGGAGATGTT GTTATGGAAATTCCACACTCATCATTTGGGGAGAAGTTGGAAAACTACAAACACCAAAAAGGAGTTGAACTTGATACAGAGCTAACAGCCTCTGATCTCAAAGAGCTGGTAGAACAATACAAAAGTGTCTATCTTGAAGCTACGGGTCAAAAATTCCCTTCAG ATCCAAAACAACAGCTAGTGTTGGCTATTAAAGCAGTTTTTAATTCTTGGGACAGCCCGAGGGCCAACAAATACCGGAGCATCAATCAGATAACTGGTTTAAAGGGAACTGCAGTTAACATTCAAAGCATGGCTTTTGGGAACATGGGAATCACTTCAGGGACAGGTGTTCTATTCACTAGAAATCCAAGCACTGGTGAAAAGAAGCTCTATGGGGAGTTTCTAGTCAATGCTCAG GGAGAAGATGTGGTTGCCGGTATTAGGACACCAGAACCTTTGGATACCATGAAAAATTGCATGCCAGAAGCTTACAAGGAGCTTGTGGAGAACTGTGAAATTCTAGAAAGACATTACAAAGATATGATG GACATTGAGTTCACTGTCCAAGAAAATAGATTATGGATGTTGCAATGTCGTACTGGAAAGCGTACTGGTAAAGGTGCGGTCAAGATAGCTGTAGACATGGTTAATGAAGGGCTTGTTGAAAAGCGCTCCGCAATCAAGATGGTGGAACCACAACATGTTGACCAACTTCTACACCCTCAG TTTGAGGATCCGACAGCATACAAAGACAAAGTGCTTGCCACTGGCTTGCCTGCATCACCAGGAGCAGCAGTAGGGCAAATCGTGTTCAGTGCAGAGGACGCTGAAGCATGGCATGCACAAGGAAAGAAGACCATTTTG GTAAGGACGGAAACCAGCCCGGAAGATATTGGGGGAATGCATGCATCTGCTGGGATCTTGACTGCTAGAGGTGGCATGACATCTCACGCAGCTGTTGTCGCTCGTGGATGGGGTAAATGTTGTGTTTCTGGATGCTCTGATATCCGAGTAAATGATGATGAGAAG GTTGTTGTGATTGGGGACACTTTGTTTAGAGAAGGAGAATGGCTCTCCCTCAATGGAAACACCGGTGAAGTCATATCAGGAAAACAGCCACTTTCTCCTCCAGCTTTAAGCGGTGATTTGGAAACCTTTATGTCTTGGGCTGATAGCTTTAGGCGTCTCAAG GTTATGGCAAATGCCGACACACCTGAAGATGCACTAACAGCAAGAAACAATGGTGCACAAGGGATTGGACTTTGCAGGACAGAGCACATG TTCTTTGCTTCAGAGGAAAGAATTAAGTCAGTAAGAAAGATGATCATGGCAAATACACTTGAGCAGAGGAAGGCAGCATTGGATCTCTTACTACCATATCAGAGATCTGACTTTGAAGGAATTTTCCGTGCAATGGATG GTCTTCCGGTAACCATCCGATTGTTAGACCCTCCACTTCATGAGTTTCTTCCAGAAGGTGACCTAGAACAGATTGTTAAAGAAGTAGCTGCAGAGACTGACATGACTGAGGATGATGTTTACTCGAGAGTTGATAAATTAACAGAAGTAAACCCAATGCTTGGTTTCCGGGGCTGCAG GCTAGGGATTTCGTACCCAGAACTCACAGAAATGCAAGCACGTGCGGTCTTTCAGGCTGCAGTCTTGATGAGCAACCAGGGTGTCAAAGTTTTCCCTGAGATAATGGTTCCTCTTGTTGGATCACCTCAG GAACTGGGACACCAAGTGACTTTAATCCGGAGTGTTGCAAAGAAAGTGTTCTCTGAGATGGGTACTACCTTGAGTTTCAAGGTTGGAACCATGATTGAGATTCCCAGAGCTGCTCTGATTGCAGATGAG ATTGCAAAAGAAGCAGAGTTCTTCTCTTTTGGAACCAATGATCTCACCCAAATGACCTTTGGGTACAGTAGAGATGATGTGGGCAAGTTCCTACCTATTTATTTGTCCAAAGGCATTCTTCAAAATGATCCATTTGAG GTACTGGATCAAAGAGGAGTTGGGCAGCTCGTCAAGATGGCCACAGAAAAGGGTCGTGCAGCTAAGCCAAGTTTAAAG GTTGGAATATGCGGTGAGCATGGTGGGGAACCTTCTTCTGTTGCATTTTTCGCAGAGGCCGGACTAGACTATGTTTCATGTTCTCCATTCAG GGTACCTATTGCAAGGCTAGCAGCAGCTCAAGTTGCCGTCTGA